A region of Sugiyamaella lignohabitans strain CBS 10342 chromosome A, complete sequence DNA encodes the following proteins:
- the SWP1 gene encoding Swp1p (Delta subunit of the oligosaccharyl transferase glycoprotein complex; complex is required for N-linked glycosylation of proteins in the endoplasmic reticulum; GO_component: GO:0005783 - endoplasmic reticulum [Evidence IEA]; GO_component: GO:0005789 - endoplasmic reticulum membrane [Evidence IEA]; GO_component: GO:0016021 - integral component of membrane [Evidence IEA,IEA]; GO_component: GO:0016021 - integral component of membrane [Evidence ISM] [PMID 12192589]; GO_component: GO:0016020 - membrane [Evidence IEA]; GO_component: GO:0008250 - oligosaccharyltransferase complex [Evidence IEA]; GO_component: GO:0008250 - oligosaccharyltransferase complex [Evidence IPI] [PMID 10358084]; GO_component: GO:0008250 - oligosaccharyltransferase complex [Evidence IPI] [PMID 16297388]; GO_component: GO:0008250 - oligosaccharyltransferase complex [Evidence IPI] [PMID 9405463]; GO_function: GO:0004579 - dolichyl-diphosphooligosaccharide-protein glycotransferase activity [Evidence IMP] [PMID 9405463]; GO_function: GO:0016740 - transferase activity [Evidence IEA]; GO_function: GO:0016757 - transferase activity, transferring glycosyl groups [Evidence IEA]; GO_process: GO:0006487 - protein N-linked glycosylation [Evidence IEA]; GO_process: GO:0006487 - protein N-linked glycosylation [Evidence IPI] [PMID 9405463]; GO_process: GO:0006486 - protein glycosylation [Evidence IEA]), whose protein sequence is MFTGSVRPNGKADISIAHKSVPLALQGKKLKLTVLVGSFGSDKPVAVEVTDSFIVAQTQQLTEPARLKALPELHHTFRAPPKTVAKPIALAFVGIVTSLLVILLGFWLGTADLAALGSAVSKAPLGHIGLLSSLLAFELVFVRYFQGTSIFDTLFAVAFIAPVAIFTGSRALREVRERRLNGQFN, encoded by the coding sequence ATGTTCACTGGATCTGTTAGACCGAATGGCAAGGCCGATATTTCAATTGCACACAAATCCGTGCCACTAGCTCTTCAGGGGAAAAAGCTGAAACTGACGGTGTTAGTGGGCTCGTTTGGGTCGGATAAACCCGTGGCTGTCGAGGTCACCGACTCGTTTATTGTGGCCCAAACTCAGCAATTAACTGAACCTGCCCGTTTAAAAGCACTTCCTGAACTGCATCACACTTTCCGTGCTCCTCCAAAGACAGTTGCCAAACCCATTGCTCTCGCTTTTGTAGGTATTGTCACCAGTCTTTTAGTGATTCTGCTCGGGTTCTGGCTCGGTACTGCCGACCTTGCTGCTCTTGGCTCGGCTGTTTCAAAGGCTCCTCTTGGCCATATCGGACTTCTGTCATCACTGCTAGCTTTTGAGCTCGTGTTTGTTCGCTACTTTCAGGGCACCAGCATCTTCGACACCCTCTTTGCCGTCGCCTTCATCGCCCCAGTCGCCATCTTCACCGGCTCACGAGCCCTTCGCGAGGTCCGCGAACGTCGTCTCAACGGCCAATTTAACTAA